In Spirosoma pollinicola, the genomic window CATCTGGTTCCACACCTGCATTCTATAACTCTTAAAAATGAAGATTTTTCCCGTAATCCAGAAGAGGTGCATATTATGAACAACGATCCCCTGATTGCCCATGAATCGCAACCTACAAAAACGATGGAGCAATTGGTGCTTGCCGATGAACGATTAAAAAAAGAATTATCGCAAATAACATTGCCCATTTTGATATTGCATGGTACCGATGACAAAGCTGCTCGATATACCGGAAGTCAGTTCTTTTATGATAATGCGACATCAACCGACAAATCATTAAAATTATACGAAGGGCATTACCATTCTCTATTAACCGATGTAGACAAAGAATTAGTAATGGCAGATATTAAAGACTGGGTAATTAAACATGTGAATACACCACAATAAATTCTCAATAAACTTTTCGTATAAAAACGCATTGAGTTATAAGTCAAATAACTCTTAAACTAAAGCGCCTCAACTAGTTAGGTGTTTTAGTTTGGTATAATAGCAATACGTAAAACGTGCTGGGAAATTAAGATTCGCTCCAATAGGGTGAACTTGCTACATTTGAATGGAGACTTTTTAGGCAGATTTAGCGACAAACTTCAATTTGACTAAGGTTAAACTATGTGTGTTTGACGAGGGATTTAAATAAATGGCTTGCCCTGGCGTACCGGTCGAACTGTTTTATGTAAAAGTATCAGTTCAAGAGGCTGCCCGTGAGCTCGGCATTGATTCGAGTCGGGTCAGCAAATGGAGACAACGCCACAATAAAAACGATCGAACTATGCCTGCCAATATCATCCTTACTGACGAACAGCAACAGATCATAAGGCTACAACGAGAGCTTAGAGAAGCTCAGATGGAACGCGATATACTAAAGAAGGCAGTCAGCATCTTCTCCAGTGGAGACGGGAGGTATTGCGATTTATAAAGGAACATGCCAACGAATTTCCTGTTGAGAAGATGTGTAAAGTCCTGGATGTAAGTATCAGTGGCTATTATTATTGGCGTAAACATCCAGTTGGAAGCAGGCAACTCAATTAAGATGAGTAGATCAACTACATCCGACAAGTGCATGGTAAAATAAAAGCCAATCTCGGTACGGTAGCCCCGCGCCACGGTGGCCCGGATTGGGGATGAACTCCGCTACCAGGGCGTGAAAGCCTCCCGTAACCACATTGCCAGACTCATGCGGAAGGTAGGTCTTCGTAGCATCATGTAAAAAAAGCACCGGGTGCAGACTACGGAATCCAATTACAACTACCCCGTGGCAGAAAACGTGCTGAATAGAGAGTTCACGGCCGATAAACCAGGACAAAAGTGGGTCTCAGATTCGACTTATATCGCCACTGGTCAGGGGTAGCTTTATCTAACGGTTATTTTAGATCTGGCCGACCAAAAAGTGATCGGTTGGGCAATGAGCGATAGTATGAAAGCGATGGAAACGAGTATGTCTTCTTGGCGTATGGCTCTCAAAAACAGGATTATAGAGGGTGAACTTCTGTTTCATTCGGACCGTGGTTTCCAATATGCCTGCACGGACTTTATGGATGAACTAAAGGACTTGCCGGTGGTGCAAAGTATAACCGAGCTGCCGGAGCAGTCGGAAGGGAAACTGTTGGGATAATGCAGTTGCCGAAAGTTTTTTTAAGACCCTCAAGTTCGAGATGGTCAATCATACTTATTTTGCCACGCCGGTAGCGGCTCGGTTGGCTACCTTCGAGTATATCGAGAGTTGGTACAACCGCCAACGGAAACATTCGTTGTTGAATTACTGCACGCCCAGTCAGCAGGAATCATATTTTTATACTTCCTCAATGGCCGCTTAAAAAATCTCCCCTATACTGTTGCAAGTCCAATTGGGCGTAGCATACCGGTCTAATAAGCGTAATAAAACGAAGCTGTTCAGCGCTACATTCGTTATGTATCAAATTTTAGTTCGCTTATCCTACTTCGTGCTCAGTATGACAAAAATAGGTCCAGATTGACTTTATCTCATTAATACTGAAATGTTTTGCAGGCCAAAAGTAGAAACACCTTCCGGAACTATAGCCAGAAGGTGTTTCCATATGCGACAGAATGTCGTATACAGATATTAAAATTTGAGCACGGGATGCCCGTCCGAATCGGACGTTTTTGTGGAAGATTTATTGAGTCAACTGTTGCATACGATCCCGGAATGAATGAAGTACGCCTGCGGCTAAATGCCACGAGTTTATGGGCTAATTTTTCTGCAAAACATAAATGTACATGTCGGTTCGGATCTCGAAACCCATCGCTTCATAAAGATGGATGGCTCGTTGGTTCTCCGCCTTCACATGCAGGAAGGGGGTACCGGATGCGGCTTGAATTCGGCAAATCTGCCGCCTGAGGAGATGGCGGGCGTAGCCTTTGCTGACATGATCCGGGTGGGTGCAGACCGCACTGATTTCGGCAAATTCATAAGCCTGTAATCGTTGGCCCGCCATCGCGACCAACTCATCACCCTCAAAAATGCCTTCATAATGACCAAACGCAATCGTCCGGTTGGCAAAAGGGCCCGGGGCAGTTAAGGCTGTTAAAGCCAACATCTGAGGGACATGCTGGCTGGTTAACGACATGATTTCCGGGCCGATGGGTGCTGGTTCCGCTGGTTTGGTATAAACCAGTTGCCAACCATCTATCCGTTGCCGTAGGGTCCATGGGGCTGCTATCGCCAATTTTTCCGGGCTGAATAGCGCAATAGGCGAATCAAAGGGAATCGTCTGGTACAGCCGGGTCAGGTTAGCCTGAGTGAGTTCCGATAGCGCGGCAAAGGGGGATACGTCAGGCGTAAAATAAGGTATGGTATTCGGGCCATGGGCGAGGTGTTTATTGCCTGACCTTAAGGCATGCCAGACGGGGTTATCCAATACATGATTCGGGACCATAATGCAGAGAGAAAATTGATTCACCGTAAATAATCGTACACCGATTACTGATCAGGCGTGTTGCTGTTGAGGCTAGCGATTCCGACCAGGATCATTCCGCTAGGATCGTACTCGCCAGCCTGGCTACTTTCGTTGGCAAGAACAAGAGCAGAAGGCTCACTAAAGCCAGACAAATGATATTGGCCCCCATACTGTACTGAAAAGCCTTGATGTAGTTCGTATTGGGTCCAGATGACAGGAGAACCGAATAGAAAAGGCCACCCACAATACATACGCCCAGCGCCGAGGCTGTTTGCTGACAGGTAGAATAAATGCCTGCCGCTGCCCCCGCGTACCGGGTTGGCACGCTGCGTAGGGTGATATTCAGGAGCGAGGGCAGTACCAGCCC contains:
- a CDS encoding GNAT family N-acetyltransferase, which produces MVPNHVLDNPVWHALRSGNKHLAHGPNTIPYFTPDVSPFAALSELTQANLTRLYQTIPFDSPIALFSPEKLAIAAPWTLRQRIDGWQLVYTKPAEPAPIGPEIMSLTSQHVPQMLALTALTAPGPFANRTIAFGHYEGIFEGDELVAMAGQRLQAYEFAEISAVCTHPDHVSKGYARHLLRRQICRIQAASGTPFLHVKAENQRAIHLYEAMGFEIRTDMYIYVLQKN
- a CDS encoding transposase, which encodes MACPGVPVELFYVKVSVQEAARELGIDSSRVSKWRQRHNKNDRTMPANIILTDEQQQIIRLQRELREAQMERDILKKAVSIFSSGDGRYCDL
- a CDS encoding IS3 family transposase, which produces MARIGDELRYQGVKASRNHIARLMRKVGLRSIM